One Halovivax ruber XH-70 genomic region harbors:
- a CDS encoding DUF7111 family protein, with product MTDDAVTIREHGIVATYHETDAERILTFEAESGDGTAAIAQNIDGYAMLKVRTASDGDELERYYGFDMALDHVGERLAVAPTALPVPEQASDMGM from the coding sequence ATGACCGATGACGCGGTCACGATACGGGAACACGGGATCGTCGCGACGTACCACGAGACCGACGCCGAGCGGATCCTCACGTTCGAGGCCGAATCGGGCGACGGGACGGCGGCCATCGCCCAGAACATCGACGGGTACGCGATGTTGAAGGTCCGCACGGCATCCGACGGTGACGAACTCGAACGCTATTACGGGTTCGACATGGCGCTCGATCACGTCGGAGAGCGCCTCGCTGTCGCGCCAACTGCGCTTCCGGTTCCGGAGCAAGCGAGCGATATGGGGATGTAG
- the thsA gene encoding thermosome subunit alpha: MFILNEDSQRTEGRDAQSSNIMAGKAVAESVRTTLGPRGMDKMLVDSGGEVVITNDGATILEEMDIEHPAAQMIVEVSETQEAEVGDGTTTAAVIAGNLLAEAEDLLEQDVHATTIVEGYHEAARIALDAIEDQVLDVEVDDELLAQVGKSSMTGKGTGGLTPAELAETVVTAIGHVADDDRVRRDDVSVYTQVGASSSATELVEGIVLDEEPANDAMPSTVEDADIAILDVALEIQTGEIDAEYAIDSIDQLNAALDAEESELRGYAEEIVDSGVDVVFNTDDVDDRVASFLANEGVLVFEGLGNSDARKIASATGARRVGALEDLDAEDFGHADRIRTDSYGDDDLAFVEGGAAAEAVTVFVRGGTDHIVDELERAVGDALDVVATARESGEVVPGAGASEIAIADRIRSKAAGIEGRSQLAVNAFADAIDVIPRTLASNTGRDPIDTLVDLRAEHESEGRAGLVTDGETVTIADPVEHGVVDPADVKREAIESAAEAATMIARIDDVIAAE; the protein is encoded by the coding sequence ATGTTCATCCTCAACGAGGACAGTCAGCGAACGGAGGGTCGCGACGCCCAGTCGTCGAACATCATGGCCGGGAAGGCGGTCGCCGAATCGGTCCGGACGACACTCGGCCCCCGCGGCATGGACAAGATGCTCGTCGACTCGGGTGGCGAGGTCGTCATCACGAACGACGGTGCGACGATTCTGGAGGAGATGGACATCGAACATCCCGCAGCCCAGATGATCGTCGAAGTCTCCGAGACCCAGGAAGCCGAGGTCGGTGACGGGACCACGACCGCGGCCGTCATCGCTGGCAATCTCCTCGCCGAGGCCGAAGACCTCCTCGAACAGGACGTCCACGCGACGACCATCGTCGAAGGCTACCACGAGGCCGCGCGCATCGCCCTCGACGCCATCGAGGATCAGGTACTCGACGTCGAGGTCGACGACGAACTGCTCGCCCAGGTCGGCAAGTCGAGCATGACGGGCAAAGGAACCGGCGGCCTCACCCCGGCCGAGCTCGCCGAGACCGTCGTCACCGCGATCGGTCACGTCGCCGACGACGATCGCGTTCGCCGCGACGACGTCTCCGTCTACACGCAGGTCGGCGCCTCTTCGAGTGCAACCGAACTGGTCGAGGGCATCGTTCTCGACGAGGAGCCGGCTAACGACGCTATGCCATCGACCGTCGAGGACGCCGACATCGCGATCCTCGACGTCGCGCTGGAGATTCAGACCGGCGAGATCGACGCGGAGTACGCGATCGACTCCATCGATCAGCTCAACGCGGCACTCGACGCCGAGGAGAGCGAACTGCGCGGCTACGCCGAGGAGATCGTCGACTCCGGCGTGGACGTCGTCTTCAATACGGACGACGTCGACGACCGCGTCGCCTCGTTCCTGGCGAACGAAGGCGTCCTCGTCTTCGAAGGCCTCGGGAACTCGGACGCGCGCAAGATCGCGTCGGCCACCGGCGCTCGTCGCGTCGGCGCGCTCGAGGACCTGGACGCCGAGGACTTCGGCCACGCCGACCGGATCCGGACGGACTCCTACGGCGACGACGACCTCGCCTTCGTCGAGGGCGGTGCTGCGGCCGAGGCCGTCACCGTCTTCGTGCGCGGCGGCACCGACCACATCGTCGACGAACTCGAACGCGCGGTCGGTGACGCCCTGGACGTCGTCGCGACCGCCCGCGAGTCCGGGGAGGTCGTCCCCGGCGCCGGCGCCAGCGAGATCGCCATCGCCGACCGCATCCGTTCCAAGGCGGCCGGCATCGAAGGCCGCAGTCAGCTCGCCGTCAACGCCTTCGCCGACGCCATCGACGTGATCCCGCGCACGCTCGCCTCGAACACCGGTCGCGATCCGATCGACACACTGGTCGATCTCCGCGCCGAACACGAGTCCGAGGGCCGCGCCGGCCTCGTCACCGACGGCGAGACGGTCACGATCGCCGACCCCGTCGAACACGGCGTCGTCGATCCCGCCGACGTCAAGCGCGAGGCGATCGAGAGCGCGGCCGAGGCCGCGACGATGATCGCGCGCATCGACGACGTCATCGCCGCCGAATAA
- a CDS encoding PadR family transcriptional regulator — translation MSRWLQSGRRRDICYLLAGSEGRRGQQVKSALESHYGQRIDPSGFYGSLSALVDAGFVEKRTDGLHDVYALTDAGQERLDEHVSWLTEQTA, via the coding sequence ATGTCCAGGTGGCTCCAGAGCGGCCGGCGGCGCGACATCTGTTACCTGCTCGCCGGCTCCGAGGGACGGCGCGGCCAACAGGTGAAATCCGCACTCGAATCGCACTACGGGCAGCGGATCGACCCCAGCGGCTTCTACGGTTCGCTCTCCGCGCTGGTCGATGCCGGATTCGTCGAAAAGCGGACGGACGGCCTCCACGACGTGTACGCACTCACCGACGCCGGCCAGGAGCGACTCGACGAACACGTCTCGTGGCTCACGGAACAGACGGCGTGA
- a CDS encoding acyl-CoA dehydrogenase → MDFTLSPEQRQIRDMVAEFVDEEVVPRAAEIDHEDAFPDDLVTEMGELGLMGMPFPEEYGGAGLDYHSYAIGLEEISRGSGGLGTIVAAHTSLAGNMLYEFGDESQKEQYLTPLAEGQDVGAFALSEPGAGSDVPAMETTAEPVGDGADDADAEPDAYRLNGGKLWISNGSESETVTVFAKTDPDAGNKGISSFVVRPSEDDGFYVEGTEDKLGDKGCPTAELRFDDLEIPADRRLGDEGDGFVQALKTLNGGRITIAARGVGIARAAFEEARDYASDREQFGQPIGEFQAIKHKLADMDTKIQAAKLLMHKAADNKIRGEDYIKEAAQAKLYASEVSREVANEGIQIHGGYGYTKDFPAERFYRDAKLNEIYEGTSEVLRNTIGDRLLE, encoded by the coding sequence ATGGATTTCACGCTCTCACCGGAGCAACGCCAGATCCGTGACATGGTCGCGGAGTTCGTCGACGAGGAGGTCGTCCCGCGTGCAGCTGAGATCGACCACGAGGACGCGTTCCCCGACGATCTCGTCACCGAGATGGGCGAGCTCGGATTGATGGGGATGCCGTTCCCCGAGGAGTACGGTGGCGCCGGACTCGACTACCACTCCTACGCGATCGGGCTCGAGGAGATCTCTCGTGGCTCCGGTGGACTCGGGACCATCGTCGCCGCACACACCTCGCTCGCGGGGAACATGCTCTACGAGTTCGGGGACGAGTCCCAGAAAGAACAGTACCTGACGCCGCTTGCGGAGGGCCAGGACGTCGGTGCGTTCGCGCTGTCCGAACCCGGAGCGGGAAGCGACGTCCCCGCGATGGAGACCACCGCGGAGCCGGTCGGCGACGGTGCAGACGACGCCGATGCTGAGCCCGATGCGTACCGCTTGAACGGCGGCAAGCTCTGGATCTCGAACGGATCCGAGTCGGAGACGGTCACGGTCTTCGCGAAGACCGACCCGGACGCGGGCAACAAAGGCATCTCGTCGTTCGTCGTCCGCCCGTCTGAAGACGACGGCTTCTACGTGGAGGGAACGGAGGACAAACTCGGCGACAAGGGCTGTCCGACCGCCGAACTCAGGTTCGACGACCTGGAGATTCCCGCCGACCGACGCCTCGGCGACGAGGGTGACGGGTTCGTACAGGCACTCAAGACACTGAACGGCGGCCGCATCACGATCGCCGCTCGCGGGGTCGGCATCGCCCGGGCGGCGTTCGAGGAGGCTCGCGATTATGCATCCGACCGCGAACAGTTCGGCCAGCCGATCGGGGAGTTCCAGGCGATCAAGCACAAACTCGCCGACATGGACACGAAGATTCAGGCCGCGAAACTCCTGATGCACAAGGCGGCGGACAACAAGATCCGTGGTGAAGACTACATCAAGGAGGCCGCCCAGGCGAAACTCTACGCCAGCGAGGTCTCGCGAGAGGTGGCCAACGAGGGCATCCAGATCCACGGCGGCTACGGCTACACGAAGGACTTCCCCGCCGAACGCTTCTACCGCGACGCGAAACTCAACGAGATCTACGAAGGAACGAGCGAAGTCCTGCGGAACACGATCGGCGATCGACTGCTCGAGTGA
- a CDS encoding 3-hydroxyacyl-CoA dehydrogenase family protein: MIRDELDRIGVVGAGTMGSGIAQVAATGGYDVVMRDIEREYVDNGFETIEDSLGRLAERDALPDDPQTIRDRIEGTTDLADLADCDVVIEAALEKLDVKRDIFADLEAACDDDVVLATNTSTLSITSIAGDLDRPERVVGLHFMNPVPIMEGVEVVVGEKTVDDAVELAHDLAADLGKTTWESDDKPGFVTNRILMPWINEGIRAFDEGVASKEDIDAGMELGTNVPMGPLTLADHIGLDICLHASETLHEELGDRYKPAYLLKRKVEAGDLGKKTGEGFYVYD; encoded by the coding sequence ATGATTCGAGACGAGCTCGACCGGATCGGCGTCGTCGGTGCAGGAACGATGGGCAGCGGCATCGCCCAGGTGGCGGCGACCGGCGGCTACGACGTCGTGATGCGAGATATCGAACGCGAGTACGTCGACAACGGGTTCGAGACGATCGAGGACAGTCTCGGTCGCCTCGCCGAGCGGGACGCGCTCCCGGACGATCCACAGACGATTCGCGACCGGATCGAGGGAACGACGGACCTGGCGGACCTGGCCGATTGTGACGTCGTCATCGAGGCCGCCCTCGAGAAACTCGACGTCAAGCGAGACATTTTCGCCGACCTCGAAGCGGCCTGTGACGACGACGTCGTGCTCGCGACGAACACGAGCACGCTGTCGATCACGTCGATCGCCGGCGACCTCGATCGTCCGGAGCGCGTCGTCGGCCTGCACTTCATGAACCCCGTCCCGATCATGGAGGGTGTGGAGGTCGTGGTCGGCGAGAAGACCGTCGACGACGCCGTCGAACTGGCACACGACCTGGCCGCGGACCTGGGAAAGACGACCTGGGAGTCCGACGACAAACCGGGCTTCGTCACGAACCGCATCCTCATGCCGTGGATCAACGAGGGCATCCGCGCCTTCGACGAGGGCGTCGCTTCGAAGGAGGACATCGACGCCGGCATGGAACTGGGCACGAACGTTCCGATGGGCCCGCTCACCCTCGCCGATCACATCGGTCTCGACATCTGTCTCCACGCGTCGGAGACGCTGCACGAGGAACTCGGCGACCGGTACAAGCCGGCGTACCTCCTGAAGCGCAAGGTCGAGGCCGGCGATCTCGGGAAGAAGACGGGCGAAGGGTTCTACGTGTACGACTGA
- a CDS encoding phytoene/squalene synthase family protein, with translation MSSGSPSPALSSDLDWCFDAVHGVSRTFSITIDRLEEPMARQICVGYLLCRIADTIEDAGHVPPAAQSDLLTEYDRLLDPTDEYTVDQFVDAVSPWLPEPDERSADWTVVAETSRVLRAFETLDDEPRELMRDPIRELVGGMAMFTERYADEGGLRLQTIDELEEYCWYAAGTVGTLITELLVRDIPSERAAELRDNARSFALLLQLVNIAKDVQSDYHEENNVYLPAEWLAEEAVASDAVTDTDNHQGVTTVVRRVVDRAEHYLDGAHRYLEIVPEHHGNTLSAWAIPYLLAVGTLRELRQRSEDVVRTGDVKLPREEVYAVIQRFDSGVSRGELDELRQTMASEPLHR, from the coding sequence ATGAGTTCCGGTTCCCCTTCACCAGCACTGTCGTCCGATCTCGACTGGTGTTTCGACGCGGTCCACGGCGTCTCGAGGACCTTCTCGATCACTATCGACCGCCTCGAGGAGCCGATGGCACGCCAGATCTGCGTCGGCTACCTCCTCTGTCGGATTGCCGATACGATCGAAGATGCCGGCCACGTTCCCCCGGCCGCCCAGTCCGACCTCCTCACCGAGTACGATAGACTGCTGGATCCGACCGACGAGTACACCGTCGACCAGTTCGTGGACGCGGTCAGCCCGTGGCTCCCGGAGCCGGACGAGCGATCCGCCGACTGGACGGTCGTCGCAGAGACCTCGCGAGTTCTTCGAGCGTTCGAGACCCTCGACGACGAACCCCGCGAGCTCATGCGCGACCCGATCCGGGAACTCGTCGGCGGCATGGCGATGTTCACCGAGCGCTACGCCGACGAGGGTGGGCTTCGTCTCCAGACGATAGACGAACTCGAAGAATATTGCTGGTACGCCGCCGGCACCGTCGGGACGCTCATCACGGAACTCCTCGTCCGTGACATCCCCTCCGAACGCGCCGCGGAACTCAGGGACAACGCGCGATCGTTCGCCCTGCTGCTACAGCTCGTCAATATCGCGAAAGACGTCCAGTCGGACTATCACGAGGAAAACAACGTCTATCTCCCGGCCGAATGGCTCGCCGAGGAGGCAGTCGCGTCCGACGCCGTCACCGACACCGACAACCACCAGGGTGTGACCACGGTCGTCCGTCGCGTCGTCGACCGGGCTGAGCACTATCTCGACGGCGCGCACCGCTACCTCGAGATCGTCCCCGAGCACCACGGAAACACCCTCTCCGCCTGGGCGATTCCGTATCTGCTCGCGGTCGGGACCCTCCGAGAACTGCGCCAGCGGTCGGAAGACGTCGTTCGAACGGGGGACGTCAAACTACCTCGCGAAGAAGTCTACGCCGTGATCCAGCGGTTCGATTCTGGCGTTTCTCGAGGGGAACTCGACGAACTGCGCCAGACGATGGCGTCGGAACCCCTTCATCGGTAA
- a CDS encoding digeranylgeranylglycerophospholipid reductase, with translation MSEQYDVIVAGAGPAGAQCARDLATRGYDVVVLETESEDAFPTTSNKSTAGTFPSMITSFGVPDDVVMNFTDKVVLESPNNHYTRHHPGAVLEFADFKQWLVEDGREAGAEYRFDARVTGPVMENGQIAGVEYNGSEEVRAEITIDATGPSAPLAKALNVSELERENHAIGIEYELTGVDLNHADYGDLTDAMMLRLDHDLAPGGYSWIFHTGEDEAKVGLCYIQNDSHRQNARENFSVDDYMEYWLDRDPRFADAERKEGVQHRGSAHIQMPGDLSTDRFMAIGDTVPSIDPIWGEGIHKGMKSARAAAITVEAALDKGMTDTSAEQMSIYDRLWHRDVAPNQRRRLLMTELLYLADNDRYDRFMEDLHGMDEATMRKLNNGNPLAVADLLHFDDRALLTEFIRDKVAIDFDGFLPKPFNKRRSNASAAFEFD, from the coding sequence ATGAGCGAACAGTACGACGTAATCGTGGCGGGCGCTGGGCCCGCAGGCGCCCAGTGTGCCCGCGACCTGGCGACACGGGGGTACGACGTGGTCGTCCTCGAGACGGAGAGCGAGGACGCCTTCCCCACGACCAGTAACAAGTCGACGGCCGGGACGTTCCCGTCGATGATCACCTCGTTCGGCGTCCCCGACGACGTCGTGATGAACTTCACCGACAAGGTCGTTCTCGAGTCGCCGAACAATCACTACACGCGGCACCATCCGGGTGCGGTGCTCGAATTCGCCGACTTCAAGCAGTGGCTCGTCGAGGATGGACGCGAAGCGGGCGCCGAGTACCGATTCGACGCACGCGTTACCGGCCCCGTGATGGAGAACGGCCAGATCGCGGGCGTCGAGTACAACGGCTCCGAGGAAGTCCGCGCCGAGATCACGATCGACGCGACGGGACCCAGCGCGCCGCTCGCGAAAGCGCTGAACGTGAGCGAACTCGAACGCGAAAACCACGCCATCGGCATCGAGTACGAACTCACCGGCGTCGACCTGAATCACGCCGACTACGGTGACCTCACCGACGCGATGATGCTCCGGCTCGATCACGACCTCGCCCCCGGCGGTTACTCCTGGATCTTCCACACGGGCGAGGACGAGGCCAAGGTCGGTCTCTGCTACATCCAGAACGACAGTCACCGCCAGAACGCCCGCGAGAACTTCTCCGTCGACGACTATATGGAGTACTGGCTGGACCGAGATCCCCGGTTCGCGGACGCCGAGCGCAAGGAAGGCGTCCAGCACCGCGGTTCCGCGCACATCCAGATGCCCGGCGACCTCTCGACGGATCGCTTCATGGCGATCGGCGACACGGTCCCGTCCATCGATCCGATCTGGGGGGAGGGTATCCACAAGGGCATGAAGTCGGCACGCGCGGCCGCCATCACCGTCGAGGCCGCCCTCGACAAGGGGATGACCGACACGAGCGCCGAGCAGATGAGTATCTACGATCGGCTCTGGCATCGTGACGTCGCACCCAACCAGCGCCGACGCCTCCTGATGACCGAACTGCTCTATCTGGCCGACAACGACCGATACGATCGGTTCATGGAGGACCTCCACGGGATGGACGAGGCGACGATGCGCAAGTTGAACAACGGGAATCCGCTCGCGGTCGCGGACCTGCTTCACTTCGACGACAGAGCGCTGCTCACCGAATTCATCCGGGACAAAGTCGCCATCGACTTCGACGGCTTCCTTCCGAAACCGTTCAACAAGCGCCGGAGTAACGCGTCGGCGGCCTTCGAGTTCGACTGA
- a CDS encoding SAM hydrolase/SAM-dependent halogenase family protein, with the protein MITLASDCGSLYPAAMAGVIYSQSDARVVDVTHDLPRQDVRAGAFWLREILPSFPPAVHVIVVDPGVRTDRRALVCAAGEHVLVGPDNGILDPIARRLAGSESVEWFAIDDADAEEHTFHGRDVFAPMAATVHDHDWNDLAAIDGLTPIDDPVAYQLPEPQVESTRARGAVLIVDEFGNCVTNVPGEVLDGREAVHVGDSTVVVGRTFDAVDPGDPVVLSGSHGLVELAVNRGRGEDAFDVTAGDSVTLTWD; encoded by the coding sequence ATGATCACACTCGCTTCAGACTGCGGCTCGCTGTACCCGGCCGCGATGGCCGGGGTCATCTACAGTCAGAGCGACGCACGCGTCGTGGACGTCACACACGACCTTCCCAGGCAGGACGTTCGCGCCGGCGCCTTCTGGCTGCGGGAGATTCTCCCGTCCTTTCCGCCTGCAGTCCACGTCATCGTCGTCGATCCCGGGGTACGGACGGATCGACGGGCACTCGTCTGTGCCGCCGGCGAACACGTCCTCGTCGGACCCGACAACGGAATCCTCGATCCTATCGCCCGTCGACTCGCCGGAAGCGAGTCCGTCGAGTGGTTCGCGATCGACGACGCGGACGCCGAGGAACACACGTTTCACGGTCGAGACGTCTTCGCGCCGATGGCTGCAACGGTACACGACCACGACTGGAACGACCTCGCCGCGATCGACGGACTCACGCCGATCGACGATCCGGTGGCGTACCAGCTCCCCGAGCCACAGGTCGAGTCCACCCGAGCCCGCGGTGCGGTCCTGATCGTCGACGAGTTCGGCAACTGCGTGACGAACGTTCCCGGCGAGGTGCTCGATGGGCGTGAGGCGGTTCACGTCGGCGATTCGACAGTCGTTGTCGGCCGAACCTTCGACGCCGTCGATCCAGGCGATCCCGTCGTACTCTCCGGCAGTCACGGCCTCGTCGAACTCGCCGTCAATCGAGGGCGCGGCGAGGACGCGTTCGACGTGACCGCGGGAGACTCGGTCACCCTCACCTGGGACTGA